Sequence from the Meleagris gallopavo isolate NT-WF06-2002-E0010 breed Aviagen turkey brand Nicholas breeding stock chromosome 22, Turkey_5.1, whole genome shotgun sequence genome:
ATATCAGAGCTAGTGGCAGTAACACGTGTGGAAACAGAAGAGCTAAAGTTCACCCTGTGTGAAGTTCTTGATTTTGTCCATGTTGTGATCTACTGCACCTGTTAGAAACTGCACCCAGCCTTCTTCTGATGGTGGACATACATGGCTTGTCCTGCAAAAGTGGAGGAAATTCATTAGGAAGGCCTCCTGGGggtttttatatttatgtatcCAAAAATCCCCCCAACACATTGGTATTGTAAAGTGCTGAATTACTACAGTATTAAAACAGGACTTCTGTAGCCCCACAGTGCTTGAGCAAGGAAGAACCCATGTCCTTATCTCTAGTTTCAAACCTTGACACATACATCCATCTTCAGCAGTAATCTCTTTCATTCCTGCCATCCTCTTCCTATTGCGTTGTGTCTGGGTAACATCAGAAGTACTCCAGTATGACAGCATTTGCTGTCTACAATTGAATCATCTTTGACAGGAAGTAGAGATATTAACCTTCACAGCAGCGAACACATGCTCATAAATTGTAACTCATACTCACTTTGTAATCTCTAAGACTTTCTTTAACACTGAGGCCAATTTAGCAGcctacaaagaaagaaaagggaaataagtAAGCTTAGAAGGGGGGGGTGGGGGCCAGCACTAACTGGAAAGAAAGGGGAGGTGCAGAGATGATTAACATAACCAAGAAGAAGTAAAACTGCCAAAAACTCTGATGCAAAAGGAAGTCACCTAACACTGGCATGGTGGGATTATCTCCAAATCTGTCACTGTCTGGGAcaggtaaaaataaagaaagacgttttttaaagtatactttaaaatgttgttgttttttttttctttaaaaagataaatctaTTAGAACAAAAAGGCATGAAGTTTTAAGTGACTGACTGTAATGCAAGTTGATAGTAGGCAATACAccataaacaaaaaaatttcaagCTACTCGTGAATGTATGAAACCAGAATTAAACATTTCAGCTATGAGAAAGCACATACTTAtctaggttggaagggacccctggAAGACACCTGAGTGCAACCTCCTGCTCAAACCAAGGCAAATCTATGAGTTGTCAGCTTGCTCAGAGCCTTGACCCCCCGAGATTTTGAATATCCTCAAAGATGGAGATTCCAGTGCCTTTCTGAGCAGCTCTTTTCACTTAACAAGCGAAGCATGTGATTAATGACGCTGTgagaatttttaatttattaatcGAATTAAGATCACTTTATTTGAGCAAATCTAAATTGCCCAGAGAAAAAAGTAGATGTGCAGTACACTGGCAATCCTATACCTCACTTTCCTGAGTAATGTCATTGGACATCTCTATGGATCGTAGCTTAGAGTAAACACAAGAGAAGACATCCTCTTCCCTGAAGTAAAGATGAAGAATACACTTCCACCTGAAGGTAGCTAAGTGTACAAAAGACTTTTCATGCATAAGAACTTATTACAGGGACAGTAATAAATCCTCTCTCTGAAAGACACAATTCCCCAAATTCAATTTCCTCCCCTTCTTTACAGCCAAGTGAATAGATTCATATGCAGGCTGCAAAAACTTACATTGAGACGCACGGCCAGATGGTTCATAGGTGGGTACATGCTCAGGGCCAGCTCATCAACGCTAGAATAGAAGACAGGGGTGCCAGGGGTGCAATGGAAGAAAACCCCACCTGCACAATCCACAGATCCTGGTCAAATCCTACATCCACCCTCAATGCAAGTCAGGTATGGAATGACAAGGAGACAGCACTGGTTATACCCATGGAATATTTCACAACACCTCCTCAGGCGTCTATGTGCAACTCCCACCTTACTTCTAGCCATAGTCACAACTCCACTCTAAGCAGTAGCACATGTTCCTTTCCTGACATGCAAAACTCTCAATAGCCTATGATATAACAGTCTTCATATTTGTTTCCACCACCTGGCCACAACTTAAGTATCAGAAAGGTTTTTCCAGTCTGTTTTCTAGACCTCAAGTAAAACAGGGACTACTCTGAAGCACAAAGAAGCATTTCAGCTGCCAGATTCTGTTAATTCCAGTAAGAAAAGCTAATTAATGACTCCAGTTCAATAGAGCAAACTGCAAGAACCTGGCAGATAGTCCTGTTCTTACATCAACCTAAAACCACAAACACAGTTCAGGAGGTGGCTTACCTTGGACTGATCTCATTAGCAATGTCTGCAAGGTCATCCAGCTGAGCAATCTGCTCTGGAGAGTCAGCTTTCCCATAAGCCTTCACTACACTCAAGACCTTCTTTAGGCAAGCTTTAGAAGCCTTCATTAATCCCATGCAGGAGCCAAGCAACTTCCGGTCAGCTTCTGACCAATAGGTATCTCTGTTACCCCGAAAGCCGAGCTCCTCGTCTTCTATGATATCACTGTAGGGGTCTCGTTCTTCCACCAGAGCCTGAGAACACACATGCATTGAAAACCTATAGCCTAACATCCATTTCAGCAATATCTAGGAGGATAAGTAAAACATGGTCTAAAAATCACACAAATAATTTATGGAGGAACCTCTCTTCAACCAGCATCTCTGCTGCCAGGCTCTGTTCACTCCAGTAAGACCGGATTAAGAAAAACGAATTACTGACTCCTGTTCAATATGGCAAACTGCAAGAACCTGGCAAACAGTCCCATTCTTACATCAACCTAAAACCACAAACGCAGTTTAGAACATAGCTTCCATGAAGTTCTATGTAAGCTAAACCAGATCCAGGTTTAAAAACCTCAGTAAGATACAGGCATAAGATAATACTTTTGCTCATACTAGAACCAAGCTAAATCAAAGCCTGTATATCCTTGTGTTCTTTCAGAGAAATCATTGCAGGTTCCTCAGCAACTTAGGGGTGTCCTTacattttccatctcttccaCAGCATCCTTGACCACACCTAGAAATGCAGACAGAACTGACACAACTGCTGCCTGGTtatctgcaaaaggaaaagcaaagaaaactgtaGCACTGCAGTGATTCAAATCCACTTGCACCAGCATTCACCTATGTTTGCAACCATTAGATCTTAAGATCATAGGATCAAATTTTTTGCAAAGCTCAGAGCTATACTGTATTGCTTTACAAATAATCAGAGCAGACTTCCATACTTCAGGGAATAGTAGGGTTCTGAGGAATGAGTAAGCCTACACTGTACTGTCTAAAATGCCCCTCTCAAGTGTTACCAATATTTTGAGATCACACATCCTAGTTCCATTGGTCTGCATACACAATACTCACCTCGTGGCAGGCTGCACACTTGCTCACATGCCTCCCACACACCACCAGTTGATATAAGCTGCTCCTGAGATgagctgaaacaaaacagaggctCTCAAAATTAGAGTAACACTATAGCCTGCTaggctgttttatttttgtgcacACTATAAGGGGCTCAGCTGAAAAAATACTGGCAAACTAGCTTGTCACTGGCATTTCACAACCATGCAAAGCACAAGATGCTTTAATAAATCCTACTGAGTTTAGTTAGTACAAGAAGCAGGAGTTTCTTACAAAGACCCCTCAAAGTCCTTAGATGTTATTATTTAACTTTCAGTATTTATCCAAATCAGAAAAGACAGCTGATCTCTGCCTAGAGAGAATGGAATTAATCAGAAAATACAGAGGCTGCATAATTTTTCCCCTGAAAGATTGTGGTCCACTAACTAGCTACAGAGAGTCACACAGTTACCATCACCATTCACTCCACAAGCAAGAATTGCCAAACAGTATAAACAGTATCAAGCACCATCATGGAAATCCCACTCCCAGCATTTTTCCTTGCCACAGACAGGATGAAAAATCTCTTCTCTACCTAGGCAGATGCACTTGAAGAATGCTAGAAGTGAGACCTAGTTCTTCCTTACCATAGGAGATGCTTTTACCAAGGGTCTCTCACTAGGTCCTGCTTATGCTACATCACAGCTGTGTTGCAGCCACATTTGTCCCTGGTGTTGATTCTCTCCTTGATTCCGAACTGAATCCAGACCTGTTGTCCTGATTTATGGCTTGACCTCAGACCCAACTAATTGCAATAGACTGGCTGGGCAACCACTGGAAGGTGTGTGATGCCAATTAATCTTTCCAAACCCAATTCTTATTTTGTTGGCCTAACTTTACAGTTTGAAACCGTTGCTATGGGCTTGACAGATGTCAAAACCAGCACTGTTCTCTTCAATCAGATATTGGAGGACAGGTCCCTTGTTGGTGAGTCTGCTGCCTTTACCTGCCTGATAACAATGCTCAGTTCCTGCCTTCCCACTTCCCTTATGAGTGCAGTCTACACTTGCTGCTCCTTAGTGAGTATACTTGcaacttttcttcttgctgaaaAAGTACTACCTCCCCAGTGGAGAAATGAGAATTGTTTCTGTGAGCTGGATCATTCCCTCCAATACTTCAGTGGTAGCATCTCGTACCATCTTCCGAAGTGTAGTACCTGGTTGAGAAACAGCAAGTACGTtgctaaaaaggaagaaactaaCATAGATGAATAGACAGACTTGCAAAAACACACAGTATAAATAAAGTTAGAGAAAGAATATCTATTGCCTAAATTCTAAAGTTCTAAAAAGACTTTAGACAGAGATTTCAACACTTTATAAACATGAATGCTTGATAAACTATACCATTTTCTATACCATCATTTGTTCATAGATGGAAACCACCAAGAGTAAATTGCCAAGTTCATTCACAATCATGCTGCAAGTCTATAGAATAGCTGACAAGACATTGCTGATGTTATCTTATTTTCCTGCATAGACCAAATCTATTGTGCTGTGAAATACCGGGTTTCTTCACATAGTGGTGAAAGAACTGACACCATCCTGCCATCACTCTCTCACCTTGGCCCTTGGGGAGCCAGTAGTACACTGTGGCAACTGCAAGAATGGCATTTTGGACATCTTCACTCAGCTTTCGACAATTCTGAAAATGGGAAGGCAGAAGGAATGACTAGGAACATCACACAGCTACAGTGCATTTAGAAAGCCTcaaaagaaatcatttaaatCTACATTATTTGTAAGAAAAAGGAACCATAGTCACGATCACAGTAAtggagaaacaaacaacaagaagAGACAGTATGTTTCTGTGAATCctaaaagcacagaagagaatAATTTGCTAGAGCTGCAAGCTCACTGTATGGGTCAGGAGTTGATATATGCTGTATGACCACCACATCCTGGTTAAAGGGAggtgaagagaggaaaaaatagcttAATTATTCTCAAATCGACGTGCTTATTTTATCCTTCCTCAAACATATAGTGTTAATATTCTATTAATTAACAGAAAACTTAACACCACTCACTGTTAAGAGAAAAAATCTACACTGCCCAGTATCTCACCCTCTATCAGCAATCAGTTATAGAAGATTACAAAAAAAGATCCAAGAAGACATCTCCTAACTTACATAAATTAGTTTTCAAGGCAATTCTTGAATTTGAttaatacatattaaaaaaaaaataacttacaTGAATGTCCCCTTTTTTATGCTGAACCCAATAACTGTGTTTTAGTCAAATGAACTGGGAGATACCTCAAACTTGTCTCACAGACAGAAATTTTCTGCTCTGTGGGAGGTTTTTACTAACCTCTGCAGAAGGCAGCGGAGGCCTCGAGAATGCTAGACTAAGCTTCGTAGCTTCTTGTGATGTTACCTTGAATGCCTGACCTAGACAGGAtattgggggaaaaataaattagaaattcTCTCAGGTAAATGCCAGTAGAATAGAGTCAGTAGATTAGCACTGTCTTCTCAGCCACCACTATTTCTTCTTCCCAAGTATGAAAAAAACATCTACTAAATtacactgcaaaagaaaatttcCATGGAGCTTTTGAGCCACACACACTGCATGTATAAGGCATGTATTCACTGCCAGCTTTTCGCTTAGCTAGTACTGCCGTCCACACCCACATCCATCTGCTCCAGGACACCTTCACTAGAACGTTGATAAGGCTTTAAGAGatcaaatgctttaaaaacataattgcAAAAACTGCTTCATACTCTTTACTACTTTGCAACACCAGCGGGTTGAGAGCTGAGGAGGAGTGCAAAACCCCCGGCTGAAGACCCGCTTGCCAGGGATTCCacctgcagctcacagccctgctgcgGACCAGTCCAGCCGCGGCCCAACGCCTCCACCCCACCCGGCGGCCAGGCCCAGCACGGTACCCTCGGTGCCAGTCCGCTCCCCGGCCCGTACCTAGCGCGTCCCAGAAGCGCGGAGGCTCGAACGGCTCGCGGCCTTCGCCCGGTTCGCCCTCTGTAAATGCAGACAAAAAGTCTCAGCCTGCGGAAAGCCGGCCCAACCTCAGGCCCGACGTCCGTCTCTGCCTCCGCCCGGCCCCGACCCCCACCTCTGACCCGTGCCAGCACCGCGCGCAGCGAGCcgcacagctcctgcagcagctcccgTGCCTCCATGCCTGCGGGAGCACCCCGTGCGCCCCGGCACGGCTGGACGTCAGCCGCGGCACTGCACACCAACTTCCGGCACGGCAGCTCGTCGGCTGCAGTACGTCACATCCGCTTCCGGCAGCGCTTCCCGTCGGCTGCAGCACGCCGTATCCGCTTCCGGCAGAGCTGCCCCATCTACTGCAGTACGTCACACCGACTTCCGGTACGGCTGCCTATCGGCTGAGGTACGCCACATCCGCTTCCGGAGAACCGAGCAGAAGAGGCGGCTCCGCCCCTTTAGGAAAATCCTCCCGTCACGCGCGCTCCCCCTGCGCGAAAGGACGAGGTTTGGCACAGAGCGCGGAGATGTACGTTTTATTGATTACACAGACAGCAGCGAGCAGCCGAGGAACGGGCGGGAAGAGAAGAAGCGTTGCCAGAGAGGCAGCTACATGAGGCGGTGGAGATCCTGGAAGTTGAGCAGGTTGTTGGCTGTTTCGGACCAGGCTGCGTGGGTCGCTCCGTCCATCTCAGAAGCAAGGCTGTTCGTGCTGTCCAGAGCGTGGTTTGCGCCCCCGATGACCGCGTGGCATTCGGGGCACGTGCTCCTCTCCATCGCCCCCCCACAGTCCCCAATCACGTAGATGTGCCCATTTTTGCATTTGAACCAGTGGCCACGCGGGTAGCCCATAGCGCTGACAATCTGCACTCGCTCAGCGTCAGTGATCCCCAGTCCCGACAGGGGCAGGGCAGCATTGATGCGCTTCAGCTGAGCTTTCACTGCATCCTCTTCCTTCTCGGTGAACCTTTTTGTCCCTTCCAAGATCTCACGTAACATGGCAATTATTGTTGCAAGGGTCGCAGAGATCATTCCGCTTGTCCCTTTCAACCTTGACAAGAGGTGCTGGAGATAGGTCAATCTCTGGATCTCAGCCTGCAGATCCATGAGCTCCTGCCGTGTAAAACTGATGCGTGGCTTATCCAGCCACTCCTGGACTTCATCTAGACGCTTTTTCAGCCCTTTTTGCTCCTTTGCATCAATTTTGCTCAGAGAACTGGTTAGGTCAGCTATACGTTCATAGAAGTTAAGCTGATTCTCAATTGCTCCAATGCTCTTTATGGAAAGATCAGAGGCTTTTAATTTATCTTCCAACATGAGGTACTTACTGAGTAAGTTTCTCTTCAGAACACTCTTACTTCTGAGCGCAGCCTGCAGTCTTTGTCTGCTTGACTCAATTTCCCGTGCTGGGCCTTGGATTTTCTCTTTCACCTTCTCTATCTCAACCAGATGCTTTTTCACAATGGTGCCATATCTCAAACTCTTTCTGACTGGTGTCTGACAGATAGGGCACACCTTCAGCTTGATGgcatcatcatcttcatccaTATAACGATCAAGGCCCTGAGACTCAAAGATGTGGCCACAATCTTCAAGCTGTACAAATCGTGCATCCTCATCGTCCTCAAAGCCAAAAAAGATCTGGGTAACCTCCTCATGGTCACAAACAAGGCACTTCTTTGGGCAAGGCTCTCCACAGAATCCAATACAAGGATGACCACAGCGCAGCAGCTTAGTACATGGTACATTGCATCGAGGCCTATTGCATGGTTCATAGCAAAGATTGGTACACTGGTAGTGCTGGCACCGCCACTCACATGGTTCTGCACATGGAGAACAGCGCTCTCCGCATTTCTTTTTACATCTGCTGTGGACACAGTGGTTCTGACAGTCAAGCTGACAGGGAGGGCATTCTGTAGTACAAGGCTGCTGACACTTGTGGGAGCAGATCAAGAAGCGTTTGCATGGGCTCTTACATGGCTCATGAAATCTTCCTCCAAAGCAGGCATGACAGGAACCTGAGCATTCATGACCACACTCCAGTTTGACAGAACACTTAGCCATACATTCAATAGGTTTCTGATTCATCTCATCAGTGATCCAACATTGAACTTTCTGGCTGTGGCCACATGGCAGAAAGACTGTAACCAGCTCAGGACATCGAGTAGTACATTCCTGCCCACAGTATTTGTTGCATGTATGCCCACAGTTTAACTTTTTATGGCAAGGTTCTTGGCAAATAAACTTACTGTCTGGACATGAGCATGGCATCATCTGCAGGTGGCCACATTTAGAGACAATTTTCTCTACTATTACCATACATGGTCCACATGGCTCATAACATAACTGTTGACAGCGGTGCCCCTCTGTACAAAGCACCTTTTGACAAGGCTTCAGACACTGATACTTTTTGTGCTGTACATCATATGGATGGCATGCTCTTGTGCAAACATGTCCACAATCCAACCTAAATTCACAGGGATGActacagcctccttctgggACTTTGCTGAAGTCTGCTGCTGTAGATACCAGAGTCATGGTCTGAGGGTGATTTTGACAGCAAAGTGTCAGTGAGCGGCCAATGTTACCTTTCTCTCTCAGTGTGTGAATGATCTTGCTCCAGAGAGGAACCTTGCCCATCATACTCATATTTCCAATACAGTACAGACCCTTCTTAGCTCTGGATAGGGCTACACATATCCGATTAGAGATCTGCAAGAACCCAATTCTCTCCTCTTTGTTACTCCGCACGAGTGACAGCAGAATAATATCATTCTCCTCTCCCTGGTACTTATCCACTACATAAACCTTCACACCTGCAAAAGTCTTGGCTGGCATGAGCTTGCGTAAACAGAAAAGCTGCCCAGTGTAAGTAGTGAGAATGGTGATCTGAGAAGGTTGATAATCCTGATGCAAGAAGTATTTGCAAAGTTCCACCACAAACTGTGCCTCATGTATGTTCTGATGGCTTCTCCCTTCCTGGATGACTTGCTCAGGAAAGTCATGCTCCACAAAGAAAAGGTTAGATAAGACCCCCTgaaacaagagaaagagaatctTAGAAACAGAATTCTACTTGTCACTACAGCCTGTTTCTATGTTCCTGACCATCCACTAAAATGACTGCTCTGCTAAAGGAGCATGCAATATGTGGTTAGAGCATACTGGGGCAATTTCTTTTGATGTCCATAACATACTCATCGGAAGTGACTAAGCTTGTTAATGGTACTTCAGCTTATTAGGGACATTTCATTATCTTAACATGACATCAGGCCCCGTGGATGATTTTATTCCTTACCtttttctgagttatttttACAATACATTTTCTGGTTATGCAAAATCAAAAATTTGGTTCTATTAACATTTTCCAAATCGCCGcagttctgtttctctttcattctaTTTTACTTTCAAGTTGTGAAACAGTGCACAGAGTTTAGCATTTGCCTAAAACTGAATAGCAAAAATCCCATCTCCACTGCTGCagtggaaagaggaagaaggcaAGAAGGCCTGATTTTCCACGAAGGAGGCTTCAAACATTAGGGACTCCAGTAGTCACTCATCAGCTCCAGGGGTATAGAGCTGTCTGCCCACCCattcaaaatctttatttttatctacTAACTGAAATTCTTCCAGCTGCAAGGACTTTCTGAGCTGTGTACCAAAACCCAGAGACTGCTTTTATCAGGAAAGAACAATTTTGTGGACCACATATAGATCTCTGGTTTTCAAGGAGTCCATAGTTGCATGTAGCACCCATTGCTGTACAATTTAATTCGGTGCTCACCAATGTTGGTATTGTACTAGATGAGTGGATTGAGTTTTGATGGCTTTCAGTATCTCAAGCTTGTTTAAAATTCTCCAGACTAGCTAATCCCATGGAAGAAATGGGGTAAAATTTTGTAGTCTCATCGGTaggttatttttaatgaaagcatCTTCTACAGAATACCTAATATAGATTTCAAGATACCAAGAGAGGACATGCCACTTTTCTAGATAGCTTATGCTTGCCATTACATCACGTCACTATTAATTTTCACTTTATCAGCTTCAGCATTCTACTGGTTTTGGTGTATTTTTCTCATCCAGTTAGACAGCTTTTAGCTAACTAGTACTATCTTTTCATCAACAGAGATTTAAGCAGGCTGAGCTACTGTAATCCTCTAACCACATCCAATTCTTTCTCTGACAGTACTAAGTCACTTGTTTCAAGGATCCAAGGCTGTATACTGGTAAAGTGCCCAAACAAAGAACTCCCCTGAACAGGATTCCAATAACAAAGTCACCTGTCTTACACTGGAACTTCACAAATTATGCCTCAAGTTTTGCTTAATATTTATTCCTAATTTTcaatttcctaatttttttttaatcctttttctatttttcactgttattttaaTAAGTCATCAATATTGGATCCATTTCCAATGTCTACGATCAGCAATACCAGAAGAACTGCAAATTACTTGCCTAATTCTATATCTCACATTTCCCTGGATCAGGTATTAATTTCAGTAGCTAAATTTGATGTGAGAagtttaaatcctttaacgCTGCATTTTACAGAAACTTACTTTAACCAGTAACAGGGCAAGAGAAAGTGCTTGGACTACTAAAAACTCACTTTTATGTTCTCATACTTCAAGACTGAAGGATGGTTTTCCAGATTCTGGTAAATATGAGGACTGAGAAGCTGGGCAATTTCAGGACGCATGCGGTGCTGAAACACAAAGCAGATCTATCGGTCTTGAGGAAGGAGCACCCTGTTTCCCTGCTAAGAATCTGTTTTTCTATTGTACATATCATTGTTGAATGCAAGACAAGGGTGACTTTTCAGTAAGACTCAGGAAGGCAACATCTCCCATCCCACTCCTGCTGCCACTACCACTGCCAGCAATCACAGGAGAGTGGTACCCCAGTAACATTTGGCAAGGCTGTTGTAATAAGAATGCTGGTTTCAGTGCAAATCTAAGAACAAAAGCATTCTAGAGAATAAGAGCTTACACCTCATTCTAGCCAACTCTTTCAAGCTATTTTAATACAGGACTGCTGGAGGTAGAATTAACTTCTCCAGGCACCAAGAAATAATGGTTGTAGCAATTTAACAGGAAGCAGCCCAAAAAGATTTGCTGTCAGTCTCCACATTTCTGGAACAGTTTTATATGCCACAATAGGTCATGTTTGTTGCTCTAAGAACTGCGAGAACCACAGTGCTGTGAGACACATAACTGAATGAATCAGACATATAGACATAATATACAATTTCAGTTTGGCAGCTCTTACCATTCTTTTCAGGAATGAAGTAgcacattcttttattttagacTACTTTGTGAGTAGAAATATAAAAGCTTAAATGTACTATAAATTTTAAACAACCTAAGTACAAATGCAATAAAGGAGTGTTTTATATCTGTTCCTTACTTGGTATTTTAGGCATACAAAGGGGAAATCAATTTTCACCAGTCGTTCAAAGAGAGACACTTCCAGATTGAAGTTCTTTGCCAAGTCATAAACATTGGCACTAGGCTGCAGCTGAAAAAGAAGGG
This genomic interval carries:
- the CCNDBP1 gene encoding cyclin-D1-binding protein 1 translates to MEARELLQELCGSLRAVLARVREGEPGEGREPFEPPRFWDALGQAFKVTSQEATKLSLAFSRPPLPSAENCRKLSEDVQNAILAVATVYYWLPKGQGTTLRKMVRDATTEVLEGMIQLTETILISPLGSSSQEQLISTGGVWEACEQVCSLPRDNQAAVVSVLSAFLGVVKDAVEEMENALVEERDPYSDIIEDEELGFRGNRDTYWSEADRKLLGSCMGLMKASKACLKKVLSVVKAYGKADSPEQIAQLDDLADIANEISPSVDELALSMYPPMNHLAVRLNAAKLASVLKKVLEITKTSHVCPPSEEGWVQFLTGAVDHNMDKIKNFTQGEL